A section of the Pedobacter sp. HDW13 genome encodes:
- a CDS encoding LytTR family DNA-binding domain-containing protein, which yields MNKLIIHSHESLRFVPHSEITYCKSDNCYTSIFLDNGEELIMCKSLKKLLAELDPTSFIRVNQSYLINKNFIKIIDKKNKYVELINNQRIPFTTTIAELLSLIVASFTIACINLF from the coding sequence TCCCTGAGGTTTGTCCCGCATTCAGAAATTACTTACTGCAAATCTGACAATTGCTACACCAGCATCTTTCTGGATAATGGTGAGGAGTTGATTATGTGTAAATCCCTGAAGAAACTACTGGCTGAGCTTGACCCTACATCATTTATCAGAGTAAATCAGTCTTATCTGATCAATAAAAACTTTATAAAAATCATAGATAAAAAAAACAAATATGTTGAGTTAATAAACAATCAACGGATTCCATTTACTACCACCATTGCCGAACTTTTGTCCCTGATTGTTGCCAGTTTCACAATTGCCTGCATAAATTTATTTTGA